A genomic segment from Verrucomicrobiia bacterium encodes:
- a CDS encoding HAD family hydrolase, with translation MIRLVLFDIDGTLVRTGGAGIKAFAKVFATEFQAVDHFERLKFAGRTDVSLVREFFEYHNIPVTAENFERFFSRYVFWLDHILSSSKTEECPGIWEFIYDVKEIAERPLLGLLTGNIRLGAEIKLRHFQLWEAFETGAFADDHEERDQIAEIAFKRGQRLLGNSLRPEEVLVIGDTPLDIRCGRAIGAKVLAVASGGASLEELIRHKPDWAVPDLRAVSAAEVCLQGESGEVLEPLDRRP, from the coding sequence ATGATTCGTTTGGTGTTGTTCGATATTGATGGAACGCTGGTTCGCACAGGAGGAGCTGGGATTAAGGCGTTCGCCAAGGTCTTTGCCACGGAATTCCAGGCCGTCGATCATTTCGAGCGGCTAAAGTTCGCCGGCCGGACGGATGTCAGCCTCGTCCGTGAATTTTTTGAGTATCACAATATCCCGGTAACAGCCGAAAACTTCGAGCGGTTCTTCAGCAGATACGTCTTTTGGCTGGATCATATTCTTTCAAGCAGCAAAACGGAGGAATGTCCTGGTATTTGGGAGTTCATTTATGACGTGAAGGAGATCGCTGAACGCCCTTTGCTTGGCCTGCTCACGGGAAACATCCGCCTGGGCGCCGAGATCAAACTGCGGCACTTCCAGCTATGGGAAGCGTTTGAGACTGGAGCGTTCGCGGACGACCATGAGGAACGCGATCAAATCGCGGAGATAGCCTTCAAACGCGGCCAGCGGCTGCTGGGCAATTCCCTGCGACCTGAGGAAGTGCTGGTGATTGGCGATACACCGCTCGATATCCGATGCGGCCGGGCGATCGGCGCCAAGGTTCTGGCGGTTGCTTCGGGGGGCGCAAGCCTCGAGGAACTTATCCGACACAAACCCGATTGGGCCGTTCCCGACTTGCGAGCCGTTTCCGCGGCTGAGGTTTGCCTGCAGGGCGAATCGGGAGAGGTGCTCGAACCTCTCGACAGGCGGCCTTAG